A window of the Ardenticatenales bacterium genome harbors these coding sequences:
- a CDS encoding MoxR family ATPase, translating into MIANTAATLRQNIQKVIVGKDKVIDLALIALLCEGHVLLEDVPGTGKTMLAKTVAASLGCRFRRIQFTPDLLPSDVTGIYYYNQREQEFEFRAGPIFAEILLADEINRATPRTQSALLEAMQERQVTVDIATHRLPRPFLVLATQNPIELEGTFPLPEAQLDRFLMKVFMGYPTVEQENEIVLRFERSDPLETLSSVVEPAEILAMQEEVRAVRVETSVRNYIVNICRTTRSHPDIELGASPRATMALYRTCQARAAIEGRDFVIPDDVKYMAPFVLTHRLMVNPQTRLRGRQPEEIIQDVVNTVPVPVER; encoded by the coding sequence ATGATTGCCAACACCGCCGCTACCCTGCGCCAAAATATCCAAAAAGTGATCGTCGGCAAGGACAAAGTCATTGACCTGGCCTTGATCGCCCTCCTCTGCGAAGGGCACGTGCTGCTGGAAGACGTGCCGGGCACAGGCAAGACGATGCTGGCGAAAACGGTCGCCGCCTCGCTTGGCTGCCGCTTTCGCCGCATCCAATTCACCCCCGACCTGCTCCCCTCCGATGTGACCGGCATTTACTACTACAACCAGCGGGAGCAGGAATTTGAGTTTCGGGCCGGCCCCATCTTCGCGGAAATCCTGCTGGCGGACGAAATCAACCGCGCCACGCCACGCACGCAGTCGGCGCTGCTGGAAGCGATGCAGGAGCGACAGGTCACGGTGGACATTGCCACCCACCGCCTGCCCCGCCCCTTCCTGGTGCTGGCAACGCAGAACCCCATTGAACTGGAAGGCACGTTTCCCCTCCCGGAGGCGCAACTGGACCGCTTCTTAATGAAAGTGTTCATGGGGTATCCCACCGTAGAGCAAGAAAACGAGATTGTGCTGCGCTTTGAGCGCAGCGATCCGCTGGAAACATTGTCCAGCGTGGTGGAACCGGCGGAAATTCTGGCGATGCAGGAGGAGGTGCGCGCCGTGCGCGTGGAAACGTCGGTGCGCAACTACATCGTGAACATTTGCCGCACCACCCGCTCGCACCCTGACATTGAATTGGGAGCCAGCCCACGCGCTACAATGGCCCTCTACCGCACCTGCCAGGCGCGCGCGGCCATCGAAGGGCGCGATTTCGTCATTCCCGACGACGTGAAGTACATGGCTCCCTTCGTCCTTACCCATCGCCTGATGGTCAATCCCCAAACGCGCCTGCGCGGTCGCCAACCAGAGGAAATCATCCAGGACGTGGTGAACACTGTCCCGGTTCCTGTTGAGCGGTAG
- a CDS encoding sulfatase, with amino-acid sequence MQPDITPPEEPNILLITIDDLATRPMGLYGGQASTPNLDSIAAEGTLFVDAHTSAALCNPARISMLTGLRPSSTNITGNSSDEKAWRDYLANPDNVAYQNYGDGIHDIKTIFELFVQKGYFVANSGKTFHSGDQQNAEPWWNANYNAAFMVEALNAPVNGLTEYYESRNQDWGSIEDVLSPRQQYYQESDMTDYKVGRNALSIIQSMPDTKPFFVSVGFTLPHSPRYIPTRILNQYPLERIKLPAIANDDLDDIPTTGYNIASNSGNYYDKTYIFDNDTEWRQMVAHYLASITYVDEQIGLVMDALDQRHLLDNTIIIVWSDQGYHLGEKYHLGKYTLWEETTQMALIIKAPGITTPGSTVSTPVSSMDLFPTISALAGLPPPTDFPRDGRSLMPLLQDPDAYWPWPVVTFLDNSDMVGTNRVSIRTQDWAYIRYDLDNPGTPREEELYARVKDPFEWHNLLTANTPVTVTHVVTELESILLGQLLPDTAPNAGMQAIRAPLQQNIQIQLTGEDANLDYLLFEITDLPAHGQLFETTDGVNIGKEIMAGDRIIPVVPGWSVSIIYVPTDVTLEDSFEFSVSDGTSQAEATVNIAFTFDDSVFLPLFPVQK; translated from the coding sequence GTGCAACCCGACATCACACCACCTGAAGAGCCAAACATACTGTTGATAACCATTGATGATCTGGCTACCAGACCGATGGGACTCTATGGCGGACAGGCGTCAACCCCGAACCTGGACTCTATCGCAGCCGAGGGGACCTTATTCGTGGATGCTCATACCAGCGCCGCCCTGTGTAATCCCGCGCGCATCAGTATGCTCACCGGTCTGCGCCCCTCATCCACAAACATAACGGGAAACAGCAGCGACGAAAAAGCATGGCGTGACTATCTGGCGAATCCTGACAATGTGGCTTACCAGAATTATGGGGACGGCATCCACGACATTAAAACCATCTTCGAGCTTTTCGTGCAAAAGGGTTATTTTGTCGCCAATAGCGGGAAAACGTTTCACAGTGGCGATCAACAAAATGCCGAGCCGTGGTGGAACGCCAACTATAACGCCGCGTTCATGGTAGAAGCACTCAACGCGCCCGTGAATGGGCTAACAGAGTACTATGAATCTCGAAACCAGGATTGGGGTTCTATCGAGGACGTTCTTTCCCCGCGGCAACAATACTATCAAGAATCGGACATGACCGATTACAAGGTCGGGCGGAATGCGCTTTCCATCATCCAATCAATGCCTGACACTAAACCCTTTTTTGTCAGCGTCGGATTCACTTTGCCGCACTCACCCCGTTATATTCCGACTCGAATCCTGAACCAATATCCTTTGGAGCGCATCAAGTTGCCGGCAATAGCGAATGATGATTTGGACGATATACCCACAACTGGCTACAACATCGCTTCTAATAGCGGTAATTACTATGACAAAACGTACATTTTTGATAATGATACGGAGTGGCGACAGATGGTCGCCCATTACCTGGCATCTATCACCTACGTTGATGAGCAAATCGGCCTGGTAATGGATGCGCTGGACCAGCGTCATCTTCTCGACAACACAATTATCATTGTCTGGAGTGATCAGGGGTATCACCTGGGGGAGAAGTACCATCTCGGCAAATACACACTATGGGAAGAAACAACACAAATGGCGTTGATCATCAAGGCCCCCGGCATCACCACGCCAGGCAGTACGGTGTCCACGCCTGTTTCATCGATGGATTTGTTCCCCACGATTTCAGCCTTAGCCGGTCTACCGCCGCCCACCGATTTTCCCCGCGATGGTCGTAGTCTGATGCCATTATTGCAGGACCCAGACGCCTACTGGCCCTGGCCGGTTGTCACATTTCTGGATAATTCAGACATGGTCGGCACCAATCGGGTGTCCATCAGGACACAAGATTGGGCTTACATTCGATATGATCTTGATAATCCGGGCACGCCCCGCGAAGAAGAATTGTATGCTCGCGTCAAAGACCCTTTTGAATGGCACAATTTGCTAACGGCAAATACCCCCGTTACAGTAACGCACGTTGTCACTGAACTGGAGTCAATCCTTTTGGGACAATTGCTGCCTGATACGGCCCCGAATGCCGGCATGCAAGCAATCCGTGCGCCTCTACAACAAAACATTCAAATTCAATTAACCGGGGAAGATGCAAACCTGGATTACCTGCTCTTCGAAATCACCGACCTACCCGCGCACGGCCAACTTTTTGAAACGACTGACGGCGTGAACATAGGAAAAGAAATCATGGCCGGCGACCGGATCATTCCCGTCGTTCCTGGTTGGTCTGTATCCATTATCTATGTCCCAACTGACGTAACCTTAGAAGACAGCTTTGAATTCAGCGTGAGTGATGGCACCAGTCAAGCAGAAGCGACAGTCAATATCGCTTTTACTTTTGATGACAGCGTGTTTCTCCCTCTGTTTCCTGTTCAGAAGTAA
- a CDS encoding DUF58 domain-containing protein — protein sequence MNNLENVQLVVQEKQPDRTREARKQMARNLMRGKLPTLEETAEARGLVVRERDNSIFSDAWVPLAVVFLIAGFTLGRNTAALALGAALLLVVWVSTWWKNNALINVTYERHFDRTHVFPGEPVEMTLHILNQKTLPLTWLQFQDDMPIAPEEASSLSKVQGETTGRYVLQNTFSMAGHERKKRTFTLMFGQRGFKQLGPVRYNSGDIFTLFTTQQMRDYRDTLVVYPQIWSLTELGLPAKELFGPLTTRHSLFTDPIKTQGIRDYHPQDRFRDVHWKATARRGSLQTKVYDPSTGMTVVIFLNVATMPKHWQGHFPALLERAVSVAGSIASFASEQKWGLGLYANGSVPKSDQPIRVPPGRAPEQLMHVLEALAAVTEFATGSIELLMQRESPRLPWAATLVLVTAVLTEEMLVGLMRLKEAGRRIALLYLGEDAPSFRLDGIAYFHLPGSMPAFHAPSQTATLDTIPTPTAIPDAETIRHGDLEGA from the coding sequence ATGAATAATCTGGAAAACGTCCAACTGGTTGTGCAGGAAAAACAACCAGACCGCACACGTGAAGCGCGCAAGCAAATGGCGCGGAACCTGATGCGTGGCAAGCTGCCGACGCTGGAGGAAACGGCGGAGGCGCGCGGGCTGGTGGTGCGGGAACGAGACAACAGCATTTTTAGCGACGCCTGGGTTCCACTGGCGGTCGTTTTCCTGATAGCGGGGTTTACTCTGGGACGAAATACAGCGGCGTTGGCGTTAGGGGCGGCGCTGCTGTTGGTGGTGTGGGTAAGTACGTGGTGGAAGAATAACGCGCTGATCAACGTGACGTATGAGCGGCATTTTGACCGCACGCATGTGTTTCCGGGCGAACCGGTGGAGATGACGCTGCATATCCTGAACCAGAAGACGCTGCCGCTGACGTGGCTGCAATTCCAGGATGACATGCCGATTGCGCCGGAGGAGGCGAGTTCGCTTTCCAAAGTGCAGGGGGAGACAACGGGGCGGTATGTGCTGCAAAATACGTTTTCCATGGCCGGGCATGAACGCAAAAAACGTACGTTTACGCTGATGTTTGGGCAGCGCGGCTTTAAGCAGTTGGGACCGGTACGCTACAATTCGGGTGACATATTTACGTTGTTCACGACGCAGCAGATGCGGGATTATCGGGATACGCTGGTGGTTTACCCGCAAATATGGTCGCTGACGGAGTTGGGATTGCCGGCAAAAGAACTCTTCGGCCCTCTCACCACACGCCATAGCCTGTTTACCGACCCCATCAAAACGCAGGGCATCCGCGACTACCATCCGCAGGACCGCTTCCGCGACGTGCATTGGAAAGCAACCGCCCGCCGTGGTAGCTTGCAAACAAAGGTGTACGATCCATCCACGGGCATGACCGTGGTGATCTTCTTGAACGTGGCGACGATGCCCAAGCATTGGCAGGGGCATTTTCCCGCGCTGCTGGAGCGCGCGGTGAGCGTGGCCGGCTCCATCGCCAGCTTCGCCAGCGAACAAAAGTGGGGGCTGGGACTCTACGCGAATGGCTCCGTGCCCAAGTCGGATCAGCCGATCCGCGTCCCGCCGGGGCGCGCGCCGGAGCAGTTAATGCACGTGCTGGAGGCGCTGGCGGCGGTGACAGAGTTTGCCACGGGTTCGATTGAACTGTTGATGCAGCGGGAGAGTCCGCGCCTGCCGTGGGCGGCGACGCTGGTGCTGGTGACGGCGGTGCTGACGGAGGAGATGCTGGTAGGGTTGATGCGCCTGAAGGAAGCGGGCAGGCGTATTGCGCTGCTTTATTTGGGGGAGGATGCGCCGTCGTTCCGGTTGGATGGGATTGCGTACTTTCATTTGCCGGGGAGTATGCCGGCATTTCACGCCCCCTCACAGACCGCCACCCTGGACACCATCCCCACCCCCACCGCCATCCCCGACGCGGAAACCATCCGCCACGGCGATCTGGAAGGAGCATAG
- a CDS encoding DUF4129 domain-containing protein codes for MSADSSTWSQHPPWREIWRYTRHELLYLAWAGAEAALVGCLAVAFTPWARYWPIYQLGLLLFLLILIPFNLSRVFNLAHVSHGRQQLILIGLLLPVLFLALNQLLYEDTSLLGFRWLSAFYARLTQSGNPFWIRDVTVVIFVSLSWSRGIALIGREVDVDRLGLRLRVGALILAPILIALAGNQQAARVAPFVLLYMLSSLISVALTRAEEIEQGEARHGHSMTVRWFAVVAMASGVITLSAGIFAAATGRNALLFLRNWLGPIWLAIAFAATTTLAAITYVAQPLLALIDFVFAAIISLAQAIRALFPGSLAAQPPPDTSGDLGSNTFDSLVEWLTQPGGARNFGNLRLIFLILIILIILAAAVTLTNTMARRRLSSRDDGELYLEPVLGEEGGGRLRRLWGRLSGRQRQRAAASIRRIYQQMSDVAESFGYPRLEAETPYEYLTSLARVWPQAATETQLITQAYVRVRYGEIPETRAELEQILAAWRTLLNTLPAEEQ; via the coding sequence ATGAGCGCCGACAGCAGCACCTGGTCACAACACCCCCCATGGCGCGAGATATGGCGCTATACGCGGCACGAACTGCTCTACCTCGCCTGGGCCGGAGCCGAAGCCGCCCTCGTCGGCTGCCTGGCCGTCGCCTTCACCCCCTGGGCACGCTATTGGCCGATCTACCAACTGGGGCTTCTTCTATTCCTCCTCATCCTCATCCCCTTCAACCTCAGCCGCGTCTTCAATCTCGCCCACGTCTCGCACGGACGGCAGCAGCTCATCCTTATCGGACTGCTCCTGCCCGTGTTGTTCCTGGCTCTAAACCAACTCCTTTACGAAGACACGTCGTTGCTCGGCTTTCGCTGGTTATCCGCCTTCTACGCCCGCCTCACCCAATCGGGCAATCCATTTTGGATTCGGGACGTGACAGTCGTGATCTTCGTAAGCCTGAGCTGGTCGCGGGGCATCGCCCTCATCGGGCGGGAAGTGGACGTAGACCGCCTGGGGCTACGGTTGCGCGTGGGCGCATTGATCCTGGCGCCCATCTTAATTGCGCTGGCGGGCAACCAACAGGCGGCACGGGTGGCTCCCTTTGTGCTGTTGTACATGCTGTCCAGTCTGATCAGCGTGGCGCTGACGCGGGCGGAGGAGATCGAACAGGGAGAGGCGCGCCATGGGCATTCGATGACGGTGCGCTGGTTTGCGGTGGTGGCCATGGCCAGCGGGGTGATTACGTTGAGTGCCGGCATTTTCGCCGCCGCCACCGGCCGCAATGCCCTCCTCTTTCTCCGCAACTGGTTAGGCCCCATCTGGCTGGCCATCGCCTTTGCCGCCACCACCACCCTCGCCGCCATCACCTACGTCGCCCAACCCCTCCTCGCCCTCATCGACTTCGTATTTGCGGCCATCATCTCCCTTGCCCAGGCCATTCGCGCCCTCTTCCCCGGCAGTTTAGCCGCCCAACCTCCCCCCGACACCTCCGGCGACTTGGGCAGCAACACCTTCGATAGCCTGGTCGAATGGCTCACCCAACCCGGCGGCGCGCGCAATTTTGGCAACCTGCGCCTCATTTTCCTCATCCTCATCATCCTCATCATCCTTGCCGCCGCCGTCACCCTCACCAACACCATGGCCCGCCGCCGCCTCAGTTCCCGCGACGATGGCGAACTCTACCTGGAGCCGGTCTTGGGGGAGGAAGGAGGCGGGCGCTTGCGTCGGCTTTGGGGCCGCCTCAGTGGCCGACAGCGGCAACGCGCCGCCGCCTCCATTCGGCGCATCTACCAGCAGATGAGCGATGTGGCCGAGAGCTTCGGCTATCCACGCCTGGAAGCGGAAACACCCTACGAATACCTGACCTCGCTGGCGCGCGTCTGGCCGCAAGCCGCCACCGAAACCCAACTGATCACCCAGGCGTATGTGCGCGTGCGCTACGGCGAAATCCCAGAAACACGCGCGGAACTGGAGCAAATTCTGGCAGCCTGGCGCACCCTACTAAACACACTGCCCGCCGAGGAACAATAA
- a CDS encoding roadblock/LC7 domain-containing protein — MRSRTEMMVDRLRDLQASTPSIEASAVVSVDGLIMASSLPAGVDEDRISAMSAAMLSLGDRIASELARGQLDRVYISGSKGIIVLMAVGEEAVLTVLARSEAKLGLIFLDAKRAANDLARLL, encoded by the coding sequence ATGAGATCACGTACTGAAATGATGGTGGATCGCCTGCGCGATTTGCAGGCCAGCACACCCAGCATCGAAGCATCCGCGGTTGTCAGCGTTGACGGGCTGATCATGGCTTCCTCGCTGCCGGCAGGCGTAGACGAAGACCGCATTTCCGCCATGTCCGCCGCGATGCTGTCTCTTGGTGATCGCATCGCCAGCGAATTGGCGCGCGGACAATTGGACCGCGTCTACATCAGCGGCTCCAAAGGAATTATCGTCCTCATGGCTGTCGGCGAAGAGGCCGTACTCACCGTCCTCGCACGCAGCGAAGCCAAACTGGGGTTGATCTTCCTCGACGCCAAGAGAGCGGCGAACGACCTGGCACGCCTGCTTTAG
- a CDS encoding CTP synthase, translating to MTKFIFFTGGVVSSVGKGVTAAALGRLLKARGLTVGVQKLDPYINVDPGTMSPYQHGEVFVTEDGAETDLDLGHYERFIDINLNQVSNVTTGRVYAEVIAKERRGDYLGGTIQVIPHITNEIKRCMHRVAEKSEADVVLIEVGGTVGDIESLPFLEALRQMRADLGPENTLYVHVTFLPYIGASRELKTKPTQHSVRELRSIGIQPDAIIARADHPIEQEHIRKIALFSNVPEKAVIPAVTADILYNIPLELEETGLADLVLEKLRLPASLPDLAEWRNLITRLTAPKTSIRIGLVGKYVELHDAYMSVREALYHAGISNNRQVEIIWIHSGDLEKGKGWEHFPTLDGVVVPGGFGYRGIEGKVMAARWARKHQVPYLGLCLGMQVMCIEFARHLLQNDEPNSTEFDANTEYPIISLMPDQHEMTDMGGTMRLGAYPCHLVAGTKAAAAYQEPIVQERHRHRWEFNNAFRALFETNGMVFSGLSPDNRLVEIAEMRDHPFMIGSQFHPEFKSRPNRPHPLFRDFIAAAIVHQETRGNAVHQNGATLAVA from the coding sequence ATGACCAAATTCATCTTTTTCACGGGAGGCGTCGTCAGTTCCGTAGGCAAAGGCGTCACCGCCGCCGCCCTGGGACGGCTGCTGAAGGCGCGCGGCCTCACCGTCGGCGTGCAAAAACTCGACCCCTACATCAACGTGGACCCCGGCACAATGTCCCCCTACCAGCACGGGGAAGTATTTGTCACCGAAGATGGCGCGGAAACGGACCTCGATCTCGGGCATTATGAGCGCTTCATCGACATCAACCTGAACCAGGTGTCCAACGTGACCACAGGCCGGGTTTACGCGGAAGTGATCGCCAAAGAGCGGCGCGGGGATTATCTGGGCGGCACTATTCAGGTCATTCCGCATATCACCAATGAGATCAAGCGGTGTATGCACCGCGTGGCGGAAAAATCGGAAGCGGATGTGGTGTTAATTGAGGTAGGGGGCACGGTGGGGGACATTGAGAGCCTGCCATTCTTGGAGGCGCTGCGCCAGATGCGCGCCGATCTGGGGCCGGAGAACACGCTCTACGTTCACGTCACCTTCCTCCCCTACATTGGGGCCAGCCGCGAGCTGAAGACGAAACCCACGCAACACAGCGTACGCGAACTGCGCAGCATTGGCATTCAGCCTGACGCGATTATTGCCCGCGCGGATCATCCCATTGAGCAAGAACACATTCGCAAAATTGCGCTCTTCTCCAACGTGCCGGAGAAGGCGGTCATTCCGGCGGTGACGGCGGATATTTTGTATAACATTCCCCTGGAATTGGAGGAAACGGGGCTGGCGGACCTGGTGCTGGAGAAGTTGCGCCTGCCGGCATCTCTCCCTGATCTGGCGGAGTGGCGCAACCTGATTACGCGGCTCACCGCGCCGAAAACAAGCATTCGTATTGGCCTGGTCGGGAAGTACGTGGAACTACACGACGCCTATATGAGTGTGCGGGAGGCTTTGTACCATGCCGGCATTTCCAACAACCGCCAGGTAGAAATCATCTGGATTCACTCCGGTGACCTGGAAAAAGGTAAAGGGTGGGAGCACTTCCCCACCCTGGATGGCGTCGTCGTCCCCGGCGGCTTCGGCTACCGCGGCATTGAAGGCAAAGTGATGGCCGCACGTTGGGCGCGTAAGCACCAGGTCCCCTACCTCGGACTCTGCCTGGGCATGCAAGTCATGTGCATCGAATTCGCCCGTCATCTGCTGCAAAATGACGAACCCAACAGCACCGAATTTGACGCCAACACCGAATACCCCATCATCAGCCTCATGCCCGACCAGCATGAGATGACGGACATGGGCGGAACCATGCGCCTGGGAGCATATCCGTGCCACCTTGTTGCCGGCACAAAAGCCGCCGCCGCCTATCAAGAACCCATCGTGCAGGAACGTCACCGCCATCGGTGGGAGTTCAACAACGCCTTCCGCGCCCTCTTCGAGACCAACGGCATGGTCTTCAGCGGCCTTTCGCCCGATAACCGTCTGGTGGAAATCGCCGAAATGCGCGATCACCCCTTCATGATCGGCAGCCAGTTCCATCCAGAGTTCAAAAGCCGCCCCAATCGCCCCCATCCCCTTTTCCGCGACTTCATCGCCGCGGCCATCGTACACCAGGAAACACGGGGGAACGCCGTTCATCAAAACGGCGCCACGCTCGCCGTCGCCTGA
- a CDS encoding acyl-CoA dehydrogenase family protein: MFDFITEEHKMIQQAARDFARKAIAPIAEHHDETGEFPLETVRQMGQLGFMGIEVPEAYGGAGMDALAYALALTEISKADASHGTIMSVNNSLVCHGLMKFGTEAQKQAYLVPIATGKKIGAYSLTEPMSGSDAGNMKSRAVLNDAGTHYIINGRKSWVTSAPHADIIVLFTMTQPEKQHRGITAFLIDTDRPGFARGKTEPKLGIRASATSEIMFDNYECPVENRLGQEGDGFKIAMQVLDAGRIGIAAQALGIAEAALEASIAYAQEREAFGQKIGQFQMIQQKLADMKTRVEASRLLIYQAALAKKATQQTGGRYTLESSMAKLFASETAMWVTTQAIQIHGGMGYSKEMPLERYFRDAKITEIYEGTSEIQRMVIARTLTGLR; this comes from the coding sequence ATGTTTGATTTTATTACGGAAGAGCACAAGATGATTCAGCAGGCGGCGCGTGATTTTGCGCGGAAAGCGATTGCGCCGATTGCCGAGCATCATGATGAGACGGGGGAGTTTCCCCTGGAAACGGTGCGCCAGATGGGCCAGCTTGGCTTCATGGGGATTGAAGTGCCGGAGGCGTATGGGGGCGCGGGTATGGATGCGCTGGCGTATGCGCTGGCGTTGACGGAGATCAGCAAGGCGGACGCCAGCCACGGCACGATTATGTCCGTGAATAATTCGCTGGTGTGCCACGGGTTGATGAAGTTTGGCACGGAGGCGCAGAAGCAGGCGTATCTGGTGCCGATTGCCACGGGGAAGAAGATTGGGGCTTATAGTTTGACGGAGCCGATGAGCGGCAGCGATGCCGGCAATATGAAGAGCCGCGCCGTGTTGAATGATGCCGGCACGCACTACATCATCAACGGGCGTAAATCCTGGGTCACTTCCGCCCCCCACGCGGACATCATTGTCCTGTTCACCATGACGCAGCCGGAGAAGCAGCACCGGGGCATTACGGCGTTCCTGATTGACACGGACCGTCCCGGTTTTGCGCGGGGGAAGACGGAGCCGAAGTTGGGTATTCGCGCCAGCGCCACCAGCGAGATTATGTTCGACAATTACGAATGCCCGGTGGAGAATCGGCTGGGGCAGGAGGGGGATGGGTTTAAGATTGCGATGCAGGTGCTGGATGCCGGCAGAATCGGCATTGCCGCGCAGGCCCTGGGTATCGCCGAGGCCGCCCTGGAAGCCAGCATCGCCTACGCTCAGGAGCGGGAAGCGTTCGGCCAGAAGATCGGCCAGTTCCAGATGATCCAGCAGAAACTGGCGGACATGAAAACGCGCGTAGAAGCCAGCCGCTTGCTCATATACCAGGCGGCATTGGCGAAAAAGGCGACACAGCAAACAGGGGGTCGCTACACGTTGGAATCGAGTATGGCCAAGCTGTTTGCCAGCGAAACGGCTATGTGGGTGACCACGCAGGCGATCCAGATTCACGGCGGCATGGGGTATAGCAAGGAGATGCCTCTGGAGCGGTACTTCCGCGACGCCAAAATCACGGAGATTTACGAAGGAACCAGCGAAATCCAGCGCATGGTCATTGCCCGCACCCTGACGGGGTTGCGGTAA